The window GGCCGCAGTGGGGGCGGTCGCGGCGATCGTCCTCCCGGTGTCGGTCGCCGGCGCACTCGGTATCCAGGCCGCCGCCATCGTCGGGGCGCTCGTCACGGCCTTCGGCGTCTACCTCCTCGCCACCGAGGGCGGCCGGACGCCGGTCGCCACCCTGCTTCTCGCCGGTGTCGCGGTCCAGACCTTCCTCGGGGCGGCCATCTCGGTCATGTTGCTCTACAGCGGCGAGAGCCTGCGCCGGGTCGTCTACTGGCTGATGGGGTCGCTGGCGAACGCCACCTGGTCGGAGGTGTGGCTCGCCGGTCTCGCGGTCCCGTGTGTCGTCGTCCTCGCGGTGTACGCCCGCGACCTGAACGTCCTGCTCCTGGGCGAGGAGGACGCCCACGGCCTCGGTATCGAAGTCGAACGAAGCAAGCGACTCCTCCTCGCACTCGCCTCGCTGATGACCGCCGCCGCCGTGGCTGTCGCGGGCGTGGTCGGCTTCGTCGGGCTGATCGTCCCGCACGTGATGCGCCTGCTCGTCGGCCCGGACCATCGCATCCTCCTCCCGACCAGCGCGCTGGCGGGAGCGGTCTTCCTCGTCGTCAGCGACACGGTCGCCCGGACCGCCGTGGCCGGCACGGAACTCCCGGTCGGCATCGTCACCGCCGCCGTCGGCGCGCCCTTCTTCCTCTACCTGCTCCGGAGTCGGGAGGTCCGGTCGCTGTGAGCCGCGATCCTCGGCCCTCGACGGAGGCGACCGACCGCGCCGACCCACTGCTCGCGGTCGAGGATCTCACGGTCTCGCTCGGCGGCAACGAGGTCCTCACGGGCGTCACCGCCTCGGCAGACCGCGGCCAGTTCGTCGGTCTCGTCGGTCCCAACGGCGCGGGCAAGACGACGCTCCTGCGAGCCATCACGGGTGCGCTGACGCCCGACGCCGGGCAGGTCCGGATCGACGGACGGGTCGTCGCCGACCTCGCCTCGAAGGCCGCGAGTCGACTCGTCGCCAGCGTCCCGCAGGACACCAGCCTCTCGTTCGACTTCGACGTGCGCGAGACGGTGGCGATGGGCCGGACACCGTACATCTCGCGGTTCGGTCGGCGGACGAGAGCGGACAGGCAGATCGTCGAGTCGGCGATGGCCCGGACCGACGTGGCGCAGTTCGCCGACCGGTCGATCACCGAGATCAGCGGCGGGGAGCGCCAGCGCGTCCTCCTGGCACGAGCGCTGGCACAGGACACACCACTGCTTCTGCTCGACGAACCGACCGCCAGCCTCGACATCAGCCACCAGATCCGGACGCTCGAACTCGTCGGCGACCTCGTGGCTGACGGTCGGACCGTCGTCGCCGCGATCCACGACCTGAACCTCGCGGCCCACTACTGCGACGACCTCTGGTTGCTCGGCGACGGCGACCTCTTGGCGACCGGCGACCCCGCGTCCGTCCTCACGGAAGACCGCCTCTCGACGGCCTTCGACGCCGACGCACTCGTCACCCGGCACCCGGTCACGGGGTCGACGTACGTCACCGCCCTGCCGACGAGTCGCGGCGACGCCGAGGGAAGCGTCCACGTGATCGGCGGCGGCGGGAGCGCCGCCCGCGTGCTCTACCTGCTCTCCTCGGCGGGCTACCGCGTCACGGTCGGCGCGCTGAACGAGGGCGACTCGGACACCGAGACCGCCCGCCACCTCGGTATCGACCCGATCACGGTCGACCCCTTCGCGCCGGTCGACGCCGGCGCTCGCGAGGCGGTCGGCGACGCGGTCGAGGCGGCGGACGCGGTCGTCGTCGCCGACGTGGAGGTCGGCGACGGCAACCTCGCCAACCTCGAAGCCGCCCGGCGTGGCGACCGGGTGGTCCTCGTCGAGGACCGGCCTTTCTCGGACCGGAACTTCGCCGGCGAACGCGGCCAGCGGATCTACGAGGCCCTCAAAGAACGCGGGACGGTCGTCGGCTCTCGAGACCTGCTGGGGGCGGTCTCCGAGGCGGTCGACAGCGGTGGTCAAGAGACGGGGGCGACGCGAACAGACCGCGAGGACGGCACCGAGTCCGACGAGTCGCTATCGGAGTTCGCTGACGACTGAGTGCCGGGTGGGCTGTGCGTCTGGAGTTCGGGGTCTCAACACGACGACCGACAGGCCCGGATCGTTCACATCCGGCGTCACGAGGCGAGCGAGTCGTATCGGGTCTCTCGGCCGCGCTCTGTCGCCTGTCGAGCTTCACGATCGGCATATTCTCCCGGGAGGAGCGTTCTAGCCGGGGATCTGGACTTAGTGTGAACCGGCCCGTGACATGAGGCTGATAGAGAGAGTATTCGTCGAAAAGCCTGTATTCAGATACGACTGGGCCTGAGACGTTCGAATTAGGCTGTTCGTGCAGGTGCTCACGAAGCCCGCGACTGACTGCTCTCACCCGTCTCGGTTTTCACAATCGGTTGCAGTCTAGCGGTTTTCGATTGTGAGGCGGACAGTGCTCGAGTGGCGTGTCGAGAAGGGTACCCCCGTGCACTCTCGGAAACGCCGAATTCAGGGTACTCTGACCATCTACCACTCAATTCCATAGTCCGATGTTGATCCAATCCTCGCTACGAACAGGGTTCACACTCAGGTCACAGACGCCCCATACAGCCGCTCTCCCGGAGATTCAAGCCGATTGTGAAGATTCGAGACGGCCGCAGAGCCGACGAGCGACGCCGTGGGGTCCACTCAGTGGATAAGTCCGAGTGTGAAGAGACGGGACTGGTCGGGAAGAACACCGAGGGTACGATCGATGGGGGTGTATCTCCCCGACAGGGCTTCAAACTGTGAGTGTCCACCGGATCGAATTCTATCACTGCACTACTCGTCGTGGCCACACAGACGACGTGTGGTCGATCTACTCGTCGAAATACGGTGCACAGACCAGTTCGACGCCCTCCTCGAAGCTGATCTGTGGTTCCCAGCCGGTCGCCTCGTGGATCGCGGAGATGTCCGCACACGTGTCGTGGACGTAGTTCGTCAGCGGGATGGGCTCGTACTCCGGTTCGACGTCGCTCCCGAGGACGTCGTTGATCATCTCCACCATCTCGTTGAACGAGTACGACTCGCCCGTCCCGAGGTTGTACACGCCCGCGAGGTCGTGCTCTGCGGTGAGGACGAGTCCGCGGACGATGTCGTCGACGTGCGTGAAGTCACGCGTCTGTGAGCCGTCGCCCCACAGCACCGGCGACTCGCCGTTTGCGATCTGTTCGGTGAACTGCGAGACAGTGTTCGCGAACTCGCCTTTGTGGCCTTCTGCTCCCCCGTAGCCCTGATACACCGAGAAGAAGCGCATCCCGGCGAGCGACAGGCCGTCGTAGAAGTTGTTGTAGTACTCTCCGTAGCGCTCGCGCCCGAGCATCGAGGCGTCGTACCCGGTCGCGGCTTCGAGGTCCATGTCCTCGGGACTCGGTTCCGTGCGACTGCCGTACGCCGAGGACGTCGAGGCGTAGACGATCGTGTCACAGCCGTCCGCGTGGGCCTGCTCGACGACGTTCACGAACCCCTCGATGTTGACGCGCACGCCGTGTCGAGGGTTCTCTTCGAGCATCTGGCGCGAGGAGAGCGCTGCGAGGTGGTAGACGACGTCGACGTCGGTCGGGAGGTCGTCGTCGAGGACGTCCGCTTCGACGTACTCCACGTCGTCTGTGAGGTTCTCGGGCGTGCCGAGGTAGCCGTTGTCGAGTGCGATGACGTCGTTGGTTGCTGCGAGAGTGTTCGCGAGGTTCGAGCCGATGAAGCCCGCACCACCGGTGACGAGGATACGCTGCTCTTCCATAGGTGCCGATATGAGGTCTAGAGTAAAATCCCGGTGATACTATCGCGGAGTGCCGACCGGTCGGCTGCCAACTCGCTGGTCAAGTCGCACTCGAAAAAATCGCGCGGCGAGTGAGTTCGTCGCTACCGTCGACGCCGCAACAGTAGTGCGGCCGACAGGAGCGCGAGCAGTGCGGCGAGTGCCTCGAAGCCGGGCGACGTCGTGGTCGTCGTCTCCGTCGGCGTGTCGCCGTCGGTCGCGGTCGTCTGCGTCGGTGTCGCCGTCGGCGTCGGTGTCGGCGTCGCAGTCGGACTGTCCGTCTGCTGGACCGCGACCGCGAACACCGAGAAGCCGGGCGACTGCACGACGTAGCTCGCGCCGGTGAACCGCGTGTCCAGCGGCTGCCACTCGCCGTCGTGGTAGCGGTAGACCGTCACGTCTGCCGGTGACCCGCCGGCGGCGTTCACCGCCTGCCGGGACACGTCGAGACGGAAGGTGCCGCGCTCGATCTTCTCGTCGGTGATGCCCTCCGGTTCGACGCGGACGAACCCGACGGGCTCCGCCGACGAGAGGTCCGAGACCGCGTCCGGCCGGTCGGCCGGGACGGACACTCGGAACTCGAAGGCCGCGTCGTCCTCTGACAGCGAGAAGCCGACCTCCGAGGCCGAGACGTTGTCACCGGCGACGCGCGGCAGGACCATCGAGACCGACCGGTCCGCGAGTGCGCTCTCGACCGACACCGTGGCCGAGCGCGGACCCGTGTCCGCCACGTCGTACACTGCGGCGGGCGGCACCGGGTTCCCGCCACCACCACCGCCACCGCCACCGCCGCCACCGCCGCCGGGTGTCTCGGTCGCGTTCGGAGTCGGCGTGAGAGTCGGTGTCGGTGTCGGCGTCGTCGGCGTCTCGGTCGGTGTCGGCGTCGTCGGCGTCTCGGTCGGTGTCGGTGTCGGTGTGGGAGTCGGAGTCGGTTCCTCGACCGTCACCGTCAGCGTGTCTGCGGCCTGTTTGCCGACGACGTCGGTCGCGGTGACGGTCACGGTGTAGGTGCCCGCCGAGGAGTAGGCGTGGCTCGCCGACTCGCCGGTCGCGGTCGTCCCGTCGCCGAAGGCCCACGAGGTGCTGTCGACCGCGAGGTCGTCGCTCGCGGTTCCGTCGAACTGCACCGACTCGCCGACGCGAGCCGTCACGTCCGCGCCGGCCTCGACGGCCGGCGGACCGCTGTCGGTCACCGAGAGTTCGACCTTGCGGTCGTCGCCCGACTCGTAGGTGACGTTTCCAGCCGTCTTGTCACCGACCTCGAAGACGACCGTGTCGCCGTCGGAGGCGTTCACGGTCAGTTTCTCGTCGAACGAGCCGGGACCGCCGAGACTCCCGTCGGCGGCGGTCTGCAGGCTGTCTTCGACCTCGCCGTCGACGACGGCGGTCACGGTCAGGTTCGCCGGCGCCGCCTCACCGTCCACCGTCACCGACCCGTAGTAGGTCGCCGGTGGCGCGGGCGGGGCGGCGACCGCCATCGAGGCGACCGCCGGACTGGCGATCAGGAGGACGACGAGCGCACAGACGCGAAGCTGTCGGCCCCAGTCGTGGGCGTCCCCCGACCGGTCGGCGTCCGTGTCGCGTGGTCGTCCGTCTGTCCACGTCATCTGGTCGAATCAGGCCTCCTTCAGCAGGTCTTCGAGGTCGCTCGCGTCGGTTCCCGGCGGGACGTTGCCCGCGAGAGTACCGTTCTCGGTCGCGTAGACCCAGTAGCCCTCGAAGGGCGAGACCGCGTCCGTGTCGCCGACGACACCGGTCGCCGACTCGAAGCCGGGGGCGAACGGTTCGCCGGTCGGCCCGCGGTAGGTCTTCAGCACGCGAGCGGGATCGGCGGTCGACGCGCCGAAGGCCTCGTCCGCCGCGCCGAACTGCGGCGCACCGACGAGGTTCCAGCCGGCGTCGAGGTCCGCCTCCGGCGGGACGCTCGGTGCGTCGGTCGCCGAAGATGCGAGCGTGTAGCTGATCGTCACGTCGCTCGCGTTCTCGGCGGGGACGACGACGAACGCGTCGAGCGCGTCGACCTCGCGGCTCGCGTTCTCGACGCGGTCCCACGAGCCAGTCGCCGCGTCGTACGCGAAGACGTTCCCGGAGAAGTTACCGAACACGTCGCCGGCAGTGCCCTCCACGTCGGCCGGGAAGGCCACCACGCGCGGTTCGCCGTCGGCCGGTACCGTGACGGAGTAGGTGCCGCCGGTCACCTCACGCACGTCTTCGTACTCACTCGTCGGTTCGGGGAGCGACGGGCTGACCGTCACGCCGGCCGTGACGGGCACGCCCTCGCCGCCCGCGACGCCGCTCGGACCGGACGAGGCGTTCCAGTAGTTGAGGCTCGCCTGGATCGATCCGGTCGCGTCCTGCGCGTCGTCGGCGACGTGAACGCCGAACTGGCCGCTCTCGAAGTCGTTCGCGCGGATCGTGATCTCCGAGAGGTCGTCGACGGTCCCGCCGACGTTGACGCCACCCTGATCGTACTCCCCGTCGAGTGCGCCGGTTTCGTTGAACGTGTTGTTCTCGACGGTGACGTCCTGCACGCCCAGCGACGAGATCTTACTCCAGCCGTCGACGTAGACGCCGGCTTTGTCTACCGTCTCGAAGCTGTTGTTTCGGACAGTCGTCTCGTCGACACCGATGTGCGAGACGGCACTGCCGGTGAGATCCTCGAACGTGTTGTTCTCGACGGTGACGGACTGGAGGTTCCACAGGCGGAGTGCCGTCCCGTCGATGTCGCTGAACTCGTTGTCCGCGACGACCCAGTCTGACTGGGCACCGGTCTCCAACTGTGCCCGTGACTCGCCGCCGTGGGCGACGACGGACCCACCTTCGGGACTCCCGCCCTCGAAGACATTGTTCCGTATCTCTAAGCCGTCACCCGCACCGTTCGCGTTGATCTGACCACCTTCGCTCACGTCGAACGCGAACCCGCTGATCGTCACGTCCTCCGCGTAGTTGTTTATCGAGACCGAACTGGTGATCGTCGGTCGACTCGGACTCGTCGCGTCGGCGCTGATCGACACGCTCCCGGACGAGGCGTCGCCGGCGACGAGCGAGACAGACTTCGAGAGCGTGATGCTCTCATCGATAGTCTCCTTGTCGACGACGACTGTACTCCCGGTCGGGACCTTATCGACCGTCGCCGAAACCGACTGACCGGGGGCGACGGTGTACGTCTCGTCGTCCTCTTCGCCGTCACCGCTCTCGTCGCCGAGTGCCGTGATCAACCAGTCGTCGGGGGCTTTCTGTGCCGAGACGTAGTTCGTCGCCTCGTCCTGCGTCCCGAAGAAGAGCGTCAGGCTGGTTCCGTCGCTCGCCTTGTACTCGGCGTAGGCAGGCGCGTCGACGTTCGTGATCTTCGAGAGGTCACCCTGCAGGTAGACCCCGTTCTCGAAGCTGTTGTCGCCCGCGAGCGTGACGTTGTCCGTGCCGATCGGAACGTCGGTTCGCGGGTTCGTGTAGACTGCGAGACCGCCCCAGTTGTTGCCCGTGGTGGTCACGTCCTTGATAAGCACGTCCTGGGTATCAGACAGCGCGACACCCGCACCGCGGGTACCCGCGCCGTCTGCGGTCACGTCGACAAGAGCAGCACTACCGACGCCGTTGAGATCGATCTCGGTCTTGTACGAGTTCGTGACCGTCACGTCCTCGATGTGGACGTCGGTTCGCTCGAAGCCGTCGCTCGTGGTAGCGAACTGCGATTTGATACCGTAGGTGTAGTCTGCGGCCGCACTCGGGCCACGGAGCGTGAAGTCACGGAGGGTGACGTCTGCCGTCGTCAGGAGGCCGTAATCCATCGAGTCGTCGGTATCGATCACGGTCTCGCCCTCACCGCTGCCAGCGAGCGTGAGGTCCTTCCGAACGTCGAGCGATTCCTCGTAGGTGCCGGGACCGACCGACACCGTGTCGCCGGACTGAGCGGCGTCGACCCCACTCTGGATCGAACTCCCGATGCTCACGTACTCGTAGTCGTACGGTTTCTCCTGGTAGGTACCGGAGTAGATCTGCGTCCGCACGTCACCGTCCGGCGTCCGGACGACGACCGAGTTCTCGAAGTTGTTCTCCGAGAGGATCGTGTCCACGTGTGTCGCGTCGACCGTTTCGTCAACGACCGAGTAGTGCGTCACATCGCCGACGAAGTGGTTGTCCTTGACCGTGACGCCACCGACCTCGTAGTTGAGCCACGGGATGTTCTTCACGCGGCCCTGCAGTCCGACAGACGTGAGTTCGTTCCCGGTGACTGTCCGGGTCGACGCATCCGTCTGGTTACCGGCACCGTTGCTCACGACGAGCGATCCGGTCAGCTTCGAGTCCGTGACGCTGAACGACTGCACGTCGGCGGAGTCGAAGTAGACACTCGAACTCACTCCAGTCTGGCCGGTCGTGACGACGCTGTTCTTCAGCGTGAAGCCGTCTGCACCGACTTCGAGGTTCTTGTTCGCACTCGACTCGGGATCGGGGTGGAGTTCGATCCCGCTGAACGTGACGCCGTCGGCGTCGACGTACGCCCCGTTCGTTCCGAACATACTGTTCTCGGTCGAGGTGACCTTGGCCGCGACGCTACTGCGGTCGGTTACGGGTGACCCGCTCTCGTCGACACCCTGGATCGTGAGACCGGGCGTGTCGACGAACAGGCCGAAGCTGTAGACCGGATCGGAGTCGTCGACCGAGCGTTCCGTCGCGCTCTCTTCGTAGCTACCGGGGTAGACGTCGATCGTCGCGTCTTTCGGTGCCGCGTCGATAGCCGGCTGGACGTTGCTCCAGATACCGTCACCGCCGGCCGCGGTGGGGCCGACGACAGCCTGATCGAACTCGTTGTTCGTGGCGACCGTGTCCGGGTCGACCGTGTCGGTCGTGTCGCGCACGTGGACGCCGTTGTTCGAGAACGTCGTCCCGGTGATCGACACCGCGTCGACCGCACCGTAGCCGTCGAGCGTGAAGACGTTGACACCGACGCCGTTGTCGCTGACGGTCGAACCGGCGATCGACAGGTCACCGACGCCGACTGCCTCGACGGCGCCGACGCTATCGGAGGTGACTCCGGTCACCGACACATCAGAGAGCGTCGCTTCGGCGGTCGAGGTGAGCGTCACGCCGTAGCCAGCAGAGCCGTCCACGTGGACGTTCTCGACGGTCAGCGACTTCGTGTCGTAATCGTCGCTCGCCGTCTCGCCGTAGGTGGCGACTCCGCTCACTCCATCGGGTGCGACTGCGGAGAGACCCTTCAGCGTCACCGATCCGACCGAGTCGCCGGATTCGGGCGTGTGACCCGCCACGAGCACGGCGGGACTACTGGCCGCCGAGTCGGGTTTGATCGTCGTCTCACTGGGGCCTGCACCGACGAGTGTGAGGTTCTTGTCGACCGTGACTGCTTCCTGGTACGTCCCGGACGCGACCGAGATGGTCGCTCCCGGTTCGGCGTCGTCGACGGCGGTCTGGATACTCGCGTAGTACGTTCCCGTGTCGGTGTTCTCGACCGCGCGGGAGACCGTCTCACCGGACTGCTTGAACGCCACAGAACTGATTCCGTCGTTGTCGGTCAGGACGGCGGTCGCGATGTCTGTCTTGTCTCCGGTGACACCGTTGACCTCGCTTGGAGTGCCGCCGTAGAATCTGACGCCGGGGACGTCGTTTGTCGTCGTCACCGAGTTCGACTCGACGACTTCCGCAGTTCCGGCGACACCGATGCCCTCGACCGTGACGTCGGTGATCTGGTTCCCACGGACGGTGACGGTCTTGCCGGCGTTCTCCGTCACGGATACGCCGACCTTCCCGTCGCTGATCGCGTTGTTCTCGACGAGGACACCGTCCAGTCCGTCACCGTTCGCGGCGTCGTCCTGCGTCTGGACACCGGTGACGGGACCGGAGATTACAGTATTCCGGACGGTCGTCCTGTCGGCGCGGACCTCGACGCCGAGCGTCGCAGCCCCGGTGAGTTTCAGTCCGGAGATAGTCGTGCCCGCGCCCGCGCCTTC of the Salinirubrum litoreum genome contains:
- the btuC gene encoding vitamin B12 ABC transporter permease BtuC, whose product is MRTTTRAGGYSVGLLALLAVVTLASAALGPVAVPPATVAKTLLSHLPGLAFTVPEPHRVIVASIRLPRIALSATVGLALASAGVVMQGFFRNPMADPSIIGVSSGAAVGAVAAIVLPVSVAGALGIQAAAIVGALVTAFGVYLLATEGGRTPVATLLLAGVAVQTFLGAAISVMLLYSGESLRRVVYWLMGSLANATWSEVWLAGLAVPCVVVLAVYARDLNVLLLGEEDAHGLGIEVERSKRLLLALASLMTAAAVAVAGVVGFVGLIVPHVMRLLVGPDHRILLPTSALAGAVFLVVSDTVARTAVAGTELPVGIVTAAVGAPFFLYLLRSREVRSL
- a CDS encoding heme ABC transporter ATP-binding protein, with translation MSRDPRPSTEATDRADPLLAVEDLTVSLGGNEVLTGVTASADRGQFVGLVGPNGAGKTTLLRAITGALTPDAGQVRIDGRVVADLASKAASRLVASVPQDTSLSFDFDVRETVAMGRTPYISRFGRRTRADRQIVESAMARTDVAQFADRSITEISGGERQRVLLARALAQDTPLLLLDEPTASLDISHQIRTLELVGDLVADGRTVVAAIHDLNLAAHYCDDLWLLGDGDLLATGDPASVLTEDRLSTAFDADALVTRHPVTGSTYVTALPTSRGDAEGSVHVIGGGGSAARVLYLLSSAGYRVTVGALNEGDSDTETARHLGIDPITVDPFAPVDAGAREAVGDAVEAADAVVVADVEVGDGNLANLEAARRGDRVVLVEDRPFSDRNFAGERGQRIYEALKERGTVVGSRDLLGAVSEAVDSGGQETGATRTDREDGTESDESLSEFADD
- a CDS encoding NAD-dependent epimerase/dehydratase family protein, with the translated sequence MEEQRILVTGGAGFIGSNLANTLAATNDVIALDNGYLGTPENLTDDVEYVEADVLDDDLPTDVDVVYHLAALSSRQMLEENPRHGVRVNIEGFVNVVEQAHADGCDTIVYASTSSAYGSRTEPSPEDMDLEAATGYDASMLGRERYGEYYNNFYDGLSLAGMRFFSVYQGYGGAEGHKGEFANTVSQFTEQIANGESPVLWGDGSQTRDFTHVDDIVRGLVLTAEHDLAGVYNLGTGESYSFNEMVEMINDVLGSDVEPEYEPIPLTNYVHDTCADISAIHEATGWEPQISFEEGVELVCAPYFDE
- a CDS encoding PKD domain-containing protein; its protein translation is MTWTDGRPRDTDADRSGDAHDWGRQLRVCALVVLLIASPAVASMAVAAPPAPPATYYGSVTVDGEAAPANLTVTAVVDGEVEDSLQTAADGSLGGPGSFDEKLTVNASDGDTVVFEVGDKTAGNVTYESGDDRKVELSVTDSGPPAVEAGADVTARVGESVQFDGTASDDLAVDSTSWAFGDGTTATGESASHAYSSAGTYTVTVTATDVVGKQAADTLTVTVEEPTPTPTPTPTPTETPTTPTPTETPTTPTPTPTLTPTPNATETPGGGGGGGGGGGGGGNPVPPAAVYDVADTGPRSATVSVESALADRSVSMVLPRVAGDNVSASEVGFSLSEDDAAFEFRVSVPADRPDAVSDLSSAEPVGFVRVEPEGITDEKIERGTFRLDVSRQAVNAAGGSPADVTVYRYHDGEWQPLDTRFTGASYVVQSPGFSVFAVAVQQTDSPTATPTPTPTATPTQTTATDGDTPTETTTTTSPGFEALAALLALLSAALLLRRRR
- a CDS encoding right-handed parallel beta-helix repeat-containing protein, whose translation is MSEHRLRALVLAVLMVTSVVAGSGVAVAGGSGGNSTLVVDAAGNAQQDGVYNDIQPAVDAATAGETVEVEATGTYDPFTVKKELTVTAAGDTAPEVTGDGPAVVQVEGAGAGTTISGLKLTGAATLGVEVRADRTTVRNTVISGPVTGVQTQDDAANGDGLDGVLVENNAISDGKVGVSVTENAGKTVTVRGNQITDVTVEGIGVAGTAEVVESNSVTTTNDVPGVRFYGGTPSEVNGVTGDKTDIATAVLTDNDGISSVAFKQSGETVSRAVENTDTGTYYASIQTAVDDAEPGATISVASGTYQEAVTVDKNLTLVGAGPSETTIKPDSAASSPAVLVAGHTPESGDSVGSVTLKGLSAVAPDGVSGVATYGETASDDYDTKSLTVENVHVDGSAGYGVTLTSTAEATLSDVSVTGVTSDSVGAVEAVGVGDLSIAGSTVSDNGVGVNVFTLDGYGAVDAVSITGTTFSNNGVHVRDTTDTVDPDTVATNNEFDQAVVGPTAAGGDGIWSNVQPAIDAAPKDATIDVYPGSYEESATERSVDDSDPVYSFGLFVDTPGLTIQGVDESGSPVTDRSSVAAKVTSTENSMFGTNGAYVDADGVTFSGIELHPDPESSANKNLEVGADGFTLKNSVVTTGQTGVSSSVYFDSADVQSFSVTDSKLTGSLVVSNGAGNQTDASTRTVTGNELTSVGLQGRVKNIPWLNYEVGGVTVKDNHFVGDVTHYSVVDETVDATHVDTILSENNFENSVVVRTPDGDVRTQIYSGTYQEKPYDYEYVSIGSSIQSGVDAAQSGDTVSVGPGTYEESLDVRKDLTLAGSGEGETVIDTDDSMDYGLLTTADVTLRDFTLRGPSAAADYTYGIKSQFATTSDGFERTDVHIEDVTVTNSYKTEIDLNGVGSAALVDVTADGAGTRGAGVALSDTQDVLIKDVTTTGNNWGGLAVYTNPRTDVPIGTDNVTLAGDNSFENGVYLQGDLSKITNVDAPAYAEYKASDGTSLTLFFGTQDEATNYVSAQKAPDDWLITALGDESGDGEEDDETYTVAPGQSVSATVDKVPTGSTVVVDKETIDESITLSKSVSLVAGDASSGSVSISADATSPSRPTITSSVSINNYAEDVTISGFAFDVSEGGQINANGAGDGLEIRNNVFEGGSPEGGSVVAHGGESRAQLETGAQSDWVVADNEFSDIDGTALRLWNLQSVTVENNTFEDLTGSAVSHIGVDETTVRNNSFETVDKAGVYVDGWSKISSLGVQDVTVENNTFNETGALDGEYDQGGVNVGGTVDDLSEITIRANDFESGQFGVHVADDAQDATGSIQASLNYWNASSGPSGVAGGEGVPVTAGVTVSPSLPEPTSEYEDVREVTGGTYSVTVPADGEPRVVAFPADVEGTAGDVFGNFSGNVFAYDAATGSWDRVENASREVDALDAFVVVPAENASDVTISYTLASSATDAPSVPPEADLDAGWNLVGAPQFGAADEAFGASTADPARVLKTYRGPTGEPFAPGFESATGVVGDTDAVSPFEGYWVYATENGTLAGNVPPGTDASDLEDLLKEA